The following coding sequences lie in one Streptomyces venezuelae genomic window:
- a CDS encoding methyltransferase dimerization domain-containing protein, with product MGAAANTACSPTSRTAAHDAAQLAARAQISERGAQTLLDGLVSIGLVTLERGRYRNTPAASAYLVAGRPPTCPRWPASSSP from the coding sequence CTGGGCGCCGCCGCGAACACCGCCTGTTCACCCACCTCGAGGACGGCGGCCCACGACGCCGCCCAGCTGGCCGCCCGCGCCCAGATCTCCGAACGCGGCGCCCAGACTTTGCTGGACGGCCTGGTCAGCATCGGCCTGGTCACCCTCGAGCGGGGCCGCTACCGCAACACCCCGGCCGCCTCCGCCTACCTGGTCGCCGGCCGGCCGCCGACCTGTCCGCGATGGCCCGCCTCAAGCTCACC